The following proteins come from a genomic window of Terribacillus aidingensis:
- a CDS encoding YwqI/YxiC family protein — translation MSEIRLKADHVQQKLTNLQNSLTNFESGKLDRGSGREMLDVQAKINDINVSLNSLIKEYQDMAVQHVEASQDAVDSLEKFEQTVAKAIDAFTIG, via the coding sequence ATGAGTGAAATCAGATTAAAAGCAGATCATGTTCAGCAGAAATTGACGAATCTCCAAAATTCCCTGACTAATTTCGAATCTGGAAAACTAGATAGAGGCAGCGGCCGGGAGATGCTTGATGTCCAGGCGAAAATCAATGATATCAATGTATCGCTGAATAGTCTTATAAAAGAATATCAGGACATGGCAGTGCAGCATGTAGAGGCAAGCCAAGATGCTGTGGATTCCCTCGAGAAATTCGAACAGACAGTGGCTAAAGCTATTGATGCTTTTACAATAGGATAG
- a CDS encoding DUF5082 family protein, whose product MSLASIDSQIRSMNSSINGLRGQVLQKQEEVQRLERAISEISGLQGDYEESRKYWQDIDLTAQTWKGELADKFDAFRNGELSASFKDVAQNEVQRVLEALEQAKGMLIAEIDSCQMQMATKQNSLERLRADRKKELQS is encoded by the coding sequence ATGTCTTTAGCTTCCATAGATAGTCAAATCCGCAGTATGAATAGTTCAATCAATGGGTTGCGTGGGCAAGTGCTCCAAAAGCAAGAAGAAGTGCAGCGCCTTGAACGTGCGATTTCGGAAATCTCAGGTCTGCAAGGGGATTATGAAGAAAGCAGGAAATATTGGCAGGATATCGATTTGACAGCGCAGACGTGGAAGGGAGAGCTTGCAGATAAATTTGATGCTTTCCGTAATGGAGAGCTGTCGGCTAGCTTTAAAGATGTGGCTCAAAATGAGGTGCAGCGAGTTCTGGAAGCGTTAGAGCAGGCGAAGGGCATGCTTATTGCGGAAATCGATTCATGTCAGATGCAGATGGCGACAAAACAAAATTCATTAGAACGACTTCGTGCAGATCGGAAGAAGGAGCTGCAGTCATGA